From the Hylaeus volcanicus isolate JK05 chromosome 4, UHH_iyHylVolc1.0_haploid, whole genome shotgun sequence genome, one window contains:
- the LOC128875778 gene encoding membrane-associated protein Hem: MARPIVPSQQKLAEKLTILNDRGIGMLTRIYNIKKACGDAKSKPGFLSDKTLESSIKTIVKKFPNIDIKGLQTITNLRNEIIKSLSLYYYTFVDLLDFKDNVCELLTTMDACGVHMDITINFDLTKGYLDLVVTYVSLMILLSQVEDRKAVLGLFNAAHEMVHSQSDPSFPRLGQMIMDYDAPLKKLSEEFVPHSKLLKHALTSLWPIYPGRNLSADTWRADQKLSLVGSPGKILKAAATDTMSCETLSLDRIERWVILGFTLCHSFLSQEQPSKLWTTALESGWVLALFRDEVIYIHQYIQTFFESIKGYGKRVSEVKECYSQAVQKAGHRHRERRKFLRTALKELGLILTDQPGLLGPKALLVLMGLSHARDEVLWLLRHGVNPPMQGKGKGKGEEDLVDRQLPELLFHCEELRALVKKYSQVLQRYYVQFLSGFDAPALDQMIQNLPVCPEDEGAILSDMCSKIASLTVKQVEDNELFDFRAFRLDWFRLQAYMSIAKCNMNLADNRELASFMDTVVFHTKMVDNLDEMLVETSDLSIFCFYSKVFEDQFQKCLEFPAQNRYIVAFPLICSHFQSCTHELCPEERHHIRERSLSVVNMFLDEMAKEAKNIITTICDEQCNMGDKLLPKHCALLISQVVNRKKKDKNKKNMYEIHKPGIESYRKTREELTTMDKLHMALTELCYAINYCPTINVWEYTFAPREYLHQHLESRFARALVGMVMYNPDTIEIAKPSELFVSVRSYMNVLQTVENYVHIDITRVFNNALLQQTQELDSHGDKTIAALYTQWYSDVLLRRVSTGNICYSGNQRAFVSLSVEGAMPFNAEEFSDINELRALAELIGPYGMKMLNENLMWHIASQVQQLKKLVAGNKDVLIALRTNFDKPEVMKEQFKRLQHVDNVLQRVTIIGVILSFRQLAQSALVDVLEERIPFLLSSILDFRHHLPSGDPMRIVSEMISAAGLTCKVDPTLTAALRSQKSEVDEDEHLLVCLLMVFVAVSIPKLARNENSFYRASLEGHANNIHCMATAINNIFGALFTICGQNDIEDRMKEFLALASSSLLRLGQEADKEVIKNRESVYLLLDQIVQESPFLTMDLLESCFPYALIRNAYHDVYKLEHSQP, translated from the coding sequence ATGGCACGACCTATTGTTCCTAGTCAACAGAAGTTGGCTGAGAAGCTAACTATTCTGAATGACAGAGGTATTGGAATGTTAACccgcatttataatataaagaaagcATGCGGTGATGCAAAATCAAAACCAGGTTTCCTCTCTGATAAAACTTTGGAATCATCTATCAAGACTATCGTTAAGAAGTTTCCCAACATAGACATTAAGGGTCTCCAAACGATTACCAACCTTCGTAATGAGATTATTAAATCTCTATCcttgtattattatacttttgttGACCTGCTTGACTTCAAAGATAATGTCTGCGAACTCTTAACTACAATGGATGCTTGCGGAGTACACATGGATATTAccataaattttgatttaaccAAAGGTTATTTGGATCTTGTTGTGACTTATGTGAGCTTGATGATACTTTTGTCACAAGTGGAGGATCGTAAAGCGGTACTCGGATTATTTAATGCAGCCCATGAAATGGTGCATAGCCAATCTGATCCTAGCTTTCCTCGTTTGGGTCAAATGATTATGGACTATGATGCACCGTTAAAGAAGCTATCAGAGGAGTTTGTTCCACACTCTAAATTATTGAAGCACGCTCTCACTTCTTTGTGGCCCATTTATCCTGGGAGAAACTTATCCGCGGACACGTGGAGGGCTGATCAAAAGCTGAGCCTCGTCGGTAGTCCCGGAAAAATACTTAAAGCAGCAGCAACAGATACTATGTCTTGCGAAACTTTAAGCTTGGATAGAATAGAGAGATGGGTCATTTTAGGATTTACATTATGTCATTCATTCTTAAGTCAGGAACAGCCTAGTAAACTTTGGACCACAGCTTTGGAATCAGGCTGGGTTTTAGCCTTGTTCAGAGATgaagtaatttatatacaccaatatatacaaacatttttcgaaagtaTAAAAGGGTACGGTAAAAGGGTATCGGAAGTGAAAGAATGTTACTCGCAAGCGGTACAAAAAGCTGGCCACAGACATCGTGAAAGgagaaaatttttaagaacagCACTGAAAGAACTAGGTTTAATTTTAACCGATCAACCCGGTCTATTAGGGCCGAAAGCATTATTGGTTTTGATGGGACTTTCCCACGCGAGAGACGAAGTTCTATGGCTCTTAAGACACGGCGTGAATCCGCCGATGCAAGGGAAGGGCAAAGGAAAGGGGGAGGAGGATTTAGTCGATCGTCAATTACcggaattattatttcactgCGAAGAATTACGAGCGCTAGTGAAGAAATATTCCCAAGTACTTCAAAGGTATTACGTGCAGTTTCTATCAGGATTCGATGCTCCCGCCTTGGATCAGATGATCCAAAATCTGCCAGTTTGTCCCGAAGATGAAGGTGCAATTCTTAGCGACATGTGCTCGAAGATAGCCAGTCTAACGGTGAAACAAGTCGAAGATAACGAACTATTCGATTTTCGGGCTTTCCGATTGGATTGGTTTAGATTACAAGCATACATGTCGATCGCAAAATGTAACATGAACTTAGCCGATAATAGAGAATTAGCGTCATTCATGGATACCGTAGTGTTCCATACGAAAATGGTAGATAACTTAGACGAAATGTTAGTCGAAACATCCGACTTATCGATCTTCTGCTTTTACAGTAAAGTATTCGAAGatcaatttcaaaagtgtTTAGAATTTCCCGCTCAAAACAGATATATCGTTGCCTTTCCGTTAATATGCAGTCACTTCCAAAGTTGTACGCACGAACTCTGCCCAGAGGAGCGTCATCACATTCGCGAAAGAAGTTTATCCGTTGTTAACATGTTTCTGGACGAAATGGCAAAAGAAGCCAAGAATATCATCACAACCATTTGCGACGAACAATGCAATATGGGCGACAAACTGCTGCCGAAACATTGCGCGTTATTAATCTCGCAAGTGGtgaatcgaaagaagaaagacaAAAACAAGAAGAATATGTACGAAATCCATAAACCCGGTATAGAAAGTTACCGAAAAACAAGGGAAGAACTTACGACGATGGATAAACTTCACATGGCGTTAACAGAGCTATGTTATGCTATCAATTACTGCCCTACTATCAACGTATGGGAATATACCTTCGCACCGAGGGAATACTTGCATCAGCATTTAGAATCAAGATTTGCCAGAGCACTTGTCGGTATGGTCATGTACAATCCGGACACTATCGAAATTGCGAAACCCTCGGAGCTCTTTGTTAGCGTTAGATCCTACATGAACGTACTTCAGACAGTTGAAAATTACGTACACATAGATATTACCCGCGTATTTAATAACGCCCTCCTTCAACAAACACAAGAGCTGGACAGTCACGGCGATAAGACCATCGCTGCTCTGTACACGCAATGGTATTCAGATGTTCTACTGAGACGAGTCAGTACTGGGAATATCTGTTATTCCGGCAATCAAAGGGCATTTGTCAGCTTGTCCGTGGAAGGCGCGATGCCGTTCAACGCTGAAGAATTTTCCGACATCAACGAACTGAGAGCGTTAGCCGAACTCATCGGACCCTACGgaatgaaaatgttgaacGAAAACTTGATGTGGCACATAGCGAGCCAAGTGCAGCAACTGAAGAAACTAGTTGCTGGGAACAAAGACGTCTTGATCGCCCTGAGAACAAACTTCGACAAGCCCGAAGTAATGAAGGAACAGTTCAAAAGGTTGCAGCACGTAGACAACGTACTACAACGAGTTACGATTATAGGTGTAATTCTAAGTTTCCGACAGTTAGCGCAGTCTGCGCTGGTCGATGTCCTGGAGGAACGTATACCGTTTCTTCTGAGCTCCATTTTGGACTTCAGACACCATTTGCCATCTGGGGATCCCATGCGCATTGTTTCGGAGATGATATCCGCGGCAGGTTTAACTTGCAAAGTCGATCCAACTTTAACAGCGGCTCTAAGGAGCCAGAAATCCGAGGTAGACGAAGACGAACATTTGCTCGTTTGTTTGCTGATGGTATTCGTGGCTGTCTCCATTCCGAAACTGGCACGAaacgagaattcattttatcgaGCATCCTTGGAGGGCCACGCGAATAATATACACTGTATGGCGACtgcgataaataatatttttggtgCATTGTTTACTATTTGCGGGCAAAACGATATAGAGGACAGAATGAAGGAATTCCTAGCTTTGGCGTCGTCCAGCCTGCTCAGACTGGGTCAAGAGGCGGACAAGGAGGTAATTAAAAACAGGGAATCCGTGTACCTTTTGTTGGATCAAATAGTCCAAGAATCTCCATTCCTAACAATGGATTTGCTCGAAAGTTGTTTCCCGTACGCATTGATACGAAACGCGTATCACGACGTGTACAAGCTCGAACATTCACAGCCATAA